From bacterium, one genomic window encodes:
- a CDS encoding Mrp/NBP35 family ATP-binding protein — MVRLLVCRPENLLEEREQDTMNEETCKKNKACEACDSAGRCSDEQKEAHEERRLKERLFHIKHKLMVMSGKGGVGKSTVAVNLAATLAMDGYRVGILDADIHGPNVPRMLGVDLCALEGTREGLRPVQAYPNLMVVSMALISHNPDSPIVWRGPIKHNVIKQFLGDVQWGDLDFLVVDLPPGTGDEPLSVAHLIGQVDGSIIVTTPQDVALLDSRKAVGFSRLLHIPVLGIVENMSGLVCPHCSSEIPLFKIGGGERAARELRVDFLGRIPIEPDMVELCDQGKPLVWTKPYSRAKKAYEELGRSVVAKLNGVSPQVEVKT, encoded by the coding sequence ATGGTCCGCCTCCTTGTTTGCCGGCCAGAGAATCTTTTGGAGGAAAGAGAGCAAGATACTATGAACGAAGAAACATGTAAGAAGAACAAGGCTTGTGAAGCCTGCGACTCAGCAGGCCGTTGCTCTGATGAGCAAAAAGAGGCTCACGAGGAGCGCAGGCTCAAAGAGCGCCTTTTCCACATAAAGCACAAGCTCATGGTAATGAGCGGGAAGGGTGGAGTGGGAAAGAGCACGGTAGCTGTAAATCTGGCAGCCACTCTGGCCATGGATGGGTACAGGGTAGGCATCCTGGATGCTGACATTCACGGGCCCAATGTACCCAGGATGCTGGGTGTGGATCTTTGCGCCCTGGAAGGCACCAGGGAGGGGCTCAGGCCTGTACAGGCTTACCCGAACCTCATGGTGGTTTCCATGGCCCTTATTTCCCATAACCCGGACTCGCCCATTGTCTGGAGGGGCCCCATAAAACACAACGTCATAAAACAGTTCCTGGGCGATGTACAGTGGGGGGACCTGGACTTCCTGGTGGTGGATCTTCCTCCAGGAACCGGGGATGAGCCCCTTAGCGTGGCCCACCTCATCGGCCAGGTGGATGGATCCATAATAGTGACCACTCCACAGGACGTGGCGCTTCTGGACTCCCGAAAGGCGGTTGGCTTCAGCCGCCTGCTCCACATCCCTGTTCTGGGTATCGTGGAGAACATGAGCGGCCTAGTCTGTCCTCATTGCTCCAGTGAGATCCCCCTGTTCAAGATAGGTGGAGGCGAGCGGGCGGCCCGAGAGCTGCGCGTGGATTTCCTGGGCCGCATCCCCATAGAGCCGGACATGGTGGAGCTGTGTGACCAGGGGAAACCTCTGGTATGGACCAAACCTTACTCCAGAGCCAAGAAGGCATACGAGGAGCTAGGCCGCAGCGTGGTGGCCAAGCTCAACGGGGTGAGTCCCCAGGTGGAGGTTAAAACATGA
- a CDS encoding DUF5320 domain-containing protein, with amino-acid sequence MPGLDGTGPMGMGPGTGWGLGWCYGRRGRRSAPRPWGNWGPARGPAFGWSRGWARGLGRGFGWRWRTMASPPQAWSDLGWGPPFMGDEAAWLKERAELLKEELERVEKRLQDLSGKE; translated from the coding sequence ATGCCAGGATTGGATGGCACGGGGCCCATGGGAATGGGTCCAGGAACCGGATGGGGCCTTGGATGGTGTTATGGCCGAAGAGGCCGGCGTAGTGCCCCTCGTCCCTGGGGAAATTGGGGACCCGCCAGAGGTCCGGCCTTCGGATGGAGCCGCGGATGGGCTCGGGGTCTCGGCCGCGGCTTCGGCTGGAGGTGGAGGACCATGGCTTCTCCCCCTCAGGCCTGGTCCGATTTGGGTTGGGGTCCCCCATTCATGGGAGACGAGGCGGCATGGCTCAAGGAGCGTGCAGAGTTGCTCAAAGAGGAGCTGGAGCGGGTTGAAAAGCGCCTGCAGGATCTAAGCGGCAAGGAATAG